The Desulfovibrio sp. JC022 genome window below encodes:
- a CDS encoding prephenate dehydrogenase/arogenate dehydrogenase family protein, with protein MECEFEKIHSVAVIGSRGQMGGFLALTAERAGMMVYRFDTPLDEEKMARRLPDTDLVILCIPVTVMDEVLPVVIPHMKKGAILSDVGSVKGRPVQQMTRSYDGPVVGTHPLFGPVIPTDFEPTVALVAEREEDRPAMLAVKDFFERLNFGAFESSIEEHDKAMAMIQALNFSSTIAFLACSREIPNIKKFVTPSFKRRLESARKMVTQDSDLFGTITDANQYSQEATRLFRSFLSLAAAGDMDLLADRASWWWRDNNT; from the coding sequence ATGGAGTGCGAGTTCGAAAAAATACATAGTGTAGCCGTCATCGGGTCCCGTGGACAGATGGGTGGTTTCCTCGCGCTTACTGCCGAACGAGCGGGAATGATGGTCTACCGTTTTGACACGCCTCTTGATGAGGAAAAGATGGCCCGCCGTCTACCCGATACCGATCTGGTGATTCTGTGCATTCCGGTGACGGTCATGGACGAGGTGCTGCCCGTCGTGATTCCGCACATGAAAAAGGGTGCTATTCTTTCCGATGTAGGTTCGGTGAAAGGCCGCCCGGTGCAGCAGATGACACGGTCTTATGACGGTCCTGTGGTCGGGACCCATCCTTTGTTCGGCCCGGTGATTCCCACTGATTTCGAACCCACCGTAGCCCTTGTAGCCGAGCGTGAAGAAGATCGTCCTGCCATGCTGGCAGTGAAGGACTTTTTCGAGCGTCTCAACTTCGGTGCATTCGAATCTTCCATTGAGGAACACGACAAAGCCATGGCTATGATTCAGGCCTTGAATTTCAGTTCCACAATCGCATTTCTGGCCTGTTCACGGGAAATTCCCAATATCAAAAAATTCGTAACCCCGTCTTTCAAGCGCAGACTCGAATCCGCGCGCAAGATGGTTACTCAGGATAGCGATCTATTCGGGACAATTACTGACGCCAACCAGTACAGTCAGGAAGCGACCCGTCTGTTCCGTTCTTTTCTTTCCCTGGCAGCAGCAGGTGACATGGATCTGCTTGCAGACCGTGCTTCTTGGTGGTGGCGTGACAACAATACCTAG
- the aroA gene encoding 3-phosphoshikimate 1-carboxyvinyltransferase gives MTSENVIVIKAPSSKSLSHRALIAGALSEGNTVVLDPLESNDINRTMDCLATMGAQFNIDGTATTVTGMEGGPKGGAKEPAVLEMRDSGTTCRLITALAGAGNGLFRVQGTPRMHDRPIGALTSALESQGTKITFSDKQGYPPVTLEAGGFKGKEMDISLEESSQYLSGLLLGAPLADETTIINVIGKKAVSWPYVALTLNVMEDFRVKFEVQLKDNGEWKKTDWRKVEKVVPGEIRFVVEPSRFERDEYRVEGDWSNASYFLAAGAVGNNPVKIEGMNVNSLQGDRAIMYILESMGAKIESDDHSVTVYPSQLHGVEVDMGKCPDLVPTVAVVAAFADSPTTITNVAHLRIKECDRLEASAAEVMRAGGKAEITDDSITIIPAPLKKGERIVFTTYDDHRLAMCTAIFAMAGIESIPAEPGCVAKSFPGFWDEWEKVKKGNGC, from the coding sequence ATGACTTCTGAGAATGTAATCGTAATTAAAGCTCCTTCATCTAAATCTTTGTCCCACAGGGCTTTGATTGCCGGGGCTTTGTCTGAAGGCAATACTGTTGTACTTGATCCTCTGGAGAGTAATGACATCAATCGCACCATGGATTGTCTGGCTACCATGGGCGCGCAGTTCAATATTGACGGTACTGCTACTACCGTCACCGGTATGGAAGGCGGCCCCAAGGGCGGAGCAAAGGAACCTGCGGTTCTGGAAATGCGTGATTCCGGCACCACCTGCCGCTTGATCACTGCTCTGGCTGGCGCGGGTAACGGACTTTTTCGGGTACAGGGCACCCCGCGCATGCATGACCGTCCTATCGGGGCACTTACAAGTGCGTTGGAATCTCAAGGTACAAAAATTACTTTTTCCGATAAACAGGGCTACCCTCCTGTAACCCTTGAAGCGGGCGGTTTTAAAGGTAAGGAAATGGATATTTCACTTGAGGAATCCAGTCAGTACCTTTCCGGCCTGCTGCTCGGCGCACCGCTGGCGGATGAAACTACCATCATTAATGTGATCGGTAAGAAAGCGGTTTCATGGCCTTATGTGGCACTTACTCTTAATGTAATGGAAGATTTCCGGGTTAAATTTGAGGTTCAGCTTAAAGATAATGGCGAATGGAAAAAGACTGATTGGAGAAAAGTTGAGAAGGTTGTTCCCGGAGAGATCCGTTTCGTTGTCGAACCTTCTAGGTTTGAGCGTGATGAATACCGGGTGGAAGGTGACTGGTCCAACGCTTCTTACTTTCTCGCAGCCGGGGCCGTAGGTAACAATCCTGTTAAGATTGAAGGAATGAACGTAAATTCACTTCAAGGTGACCGAGCAATCATGTACATCCTTGAGTCCATGGGCGCAAAGATTGAAAGCGATGATCACAGCGTGACTGTCTACCCCTCACAGCTGCACGGCGTAGAAGTGGACATGGGCAAATGTCCTGATCTGGTGCCTACTGTGGCTGTGGTTGCAGCTTTTGCTGACAGTCCGACTACCATTACCAATGTTGCCCATCTGCGGATCAAGGAATGTGACCGTCTCGAAGCAAGTGCTGCCGAAGTCATGCGCGCGGGCGGAAAGGCCGAGATTACCGATGATTCCATTACCATTATCCCGGCACCTCTCAAGAAGGGCGAACGCATTGTCTTCACCACCTACGATGATCACCGCCTTGCCATGTGTACCGCGATTTTTGCCATGGCGGGCATTGAATCAATTCCCGCAGAACCGGGATGTGTAGCAAAATCTTTCCCCGGTTTCTGGGATGAATGGGAAAAAGTTAAAAAAGGAAATGGTTGTTAG
- the pheA gene encoding prephenate dehydratase: protein MSQSSKTNLGDLRVEIDSLDSEILELLNKRAAASLAVGAIKAGSSDQIFKPFREQEVLRGLIKRNPGTLPPEHLEAIYREIISSSRRLQRPERVVYLGPEGTFSYFAGLQHMGRQADLLPKNNFEDIFVAVSKGEADLGIIPLENSLKGTVGQNVDLFMRYPVFIQAELYHRISHGIMTKGADISEIKTVYSHSKALEQCTGWLRANMPGAELVSVESTAKAAKMVSESDEPVAAVGHLKLANLFGLHVVAEAIEDLPDNWTRFLIIGPKPGQEDKRDKTSLLFTTPDRPGALVEVLNELSGHSINMTKLESRPALGEKWKYMFFVDLQGDLGAEEHESLIEDLKARCLTFKILGSYPSGSQDGSKF, encoded by the coding sequence ATGTCACAGTCCAGCAAAACAAATCTTGGCGATCTGCGGGTGGAAATCGATTCCCTCGACAGTGAAATTCTTGAGCTTCTCAACAAGCGTGCCGCTGCGTCTCTTGCAGTCGGAGCCATCAAGGCCGGATCATCTGATCAGATTTTTAAGCCCTTCCGCGAGCAGGAAGTGCTGCGCGGTCTGATCAAGCGTAATCCCGGAACTCTCCCGCCTGAGCACCTTGAAGCAATTTATCGCGAAATTATTTCTTCTTCCCGCAGGCTGCAAAGGCCTGAGCGTGTGGTCTATCTAGGCCCCGAAGGGACATTTTCATATTTTGCCGGATTACAGCACATGGGACGTCAGGCCGACCTGCTCCCTAAAAACAATTTTGAAGATATTTTTGTGGCCGTTTCCAAGGGCGAAGCCGACTTAGGCATCATCCCCCTTGAAAATTCGCTTAAGGGAACGGTCGGACAGAATGTTGATCTGTTCATGCGTTACCCGGTGTTCATTCAGGCCGAGCTGTATCATCGCATCAGCCACGGTATCATGACCAAGGGTGCCGACATCAGCGAGATCAAAACTGTCTATTCACACTCCAAGGCACTTGAGCAATGCACCGGATGGCTTCGGGCCAACATGCCCGGTGCAGAGCTCGTGTCTGTGGAATCCACTGCCAAGGCTGCCAAGATGGTTTCTGAAAGCGACGAGCCGGTTGCAGCAGTCGGTCATCTAAAGCTGGCCAATCTTTTCGGCCTGCATGTGGTAGCTGAAGCCATTGAGGATCTGCCCGATAACTGGACCCGGTTCCTGATCATCGGCCCCAAGCCCGGACAGGAAGACAAGCGCGACAAAACCTCGCTGCTTTTCACCACCCCGGATCGGCCCGGTGCATTGGTTGAGGTCCTTAATGAACTTTCCGGGCACAGTATCAACATGACCAAGCTGGAATCGCGTCCCGCCCTCGGCGAAAAGTGGAAGTATATGTTTTTCGTTGATCTGCAAGGTGATCTCGGTGCCGAAGAGCATGAATCGTTAATTGAAGATCTCAAGGCCCGCTGCCTGACTTTTAAAATTCTCGGCAGCTACCCATCAGGATCGCAAGACGGTAGTAAATTTTAA
- a CDS encoding 3-dehydroquinate synthase II family protein has protein sequence MKKIIFKAIPFEKNLVSLALESGVDAILTSPEHKETIEGLGRVTVITPEDMPEVAINEKADEAVAVDLDKKGKDVCLSAGWEIIPVENLLAQIDSLALEAESLDRARLAASVMERGADAIVVTPEGAADLKQIVAELKLSQGKMELQKATVTKIESAGLAHRVCVDTTSKLKKGQGILTGNSSAFTFLVHAETESNPYVAARPFRVNAGAVHAYALMPGDKTTYLEELRSGSEVLVVDKSGETSVAVVGRSKLEVRPMLLITAEVETPEGPVSGKVFLQNAETIRVVNGDGEPVSVVTLKEGDEVLCRIDDAGRHFGMRIKEEISED, from the coding sequence ATGAAAAAAATTATATTCAAAGCGATCCCGTTCGAAAAGAATCTCGTAAGCCTTGCTCTTGAATCCGGTGTGGACGCTATCCTGACCAGCCCGGAGCACAAGGAAACCATCGAGGGACTGGGCCGCGTTACAGTCATCACTCCCGAAGACATGCCCGAAGTCGCTATCAACGAAAAGGCTGATGAAGCTGTTGCGGTTGATCTTGACAAAAAAGGCAAAGATGTCTGCCTTTCCGCAGGCTGGGAAATTATCCCGGTTGAAAACCTGCTTGCCCAGATTGATTCCCTTGCTCTTGAGGCTGAATCTCTTGACCGGGCGCGGCTCGCTGCCAGCGTCATGGAGCGCGGCGCTGATGCCATTGTGGTTACTCCTGAAGGTGCTGCGGACCTGAAGCAGATTGTCGCTGAACTGAAACTCTCACAGGGTAAAATGGAACTCCAGAAAGCAACCGTTACCAAAATCGAATCCGCCGGACTCGCTCATCGGGTCTGCGTCGATACCACTTCCAAGCTCAAGAAAGGGCAGGGTATCCTGACCGGAAATTCTTCCGCCTTCACTTTTCTCGTGCATGCTGAAACCGAATCCAACCCGTACGTTGCCGCACGTCCTTTCAGGGTGAATGCGGGGGCTGTTCATGCCTACGCGCTCATGCCCGGTGACAAAACTACTTATCTTGAAGAACTTCGTTCCGGTTCCGAGGTATTGGTTGTTGATAAAAGCGGCGAAACTTCCGTGGCTGTGGTCGGACGCAGCAAGCTTGAAGTCCGCCCCATGCTGCTTATCACTGCCGAGGTTGAAACTCCCGAAGGTCCGGTTTCCGGCAAGGTTTTTCTTCAGAATGCCGAGACCATCAGAGTTGTAAACGGTGACGGTGAGCCTGTAAGTGTGGTAACACTTAAAGAAGGCGACGAAGTTCTTTGTCGCATTGATGATGCCGGACGTCATTTCGGAATGCGTATCAAAGAAGAAATCTCAGAGGATTAA
- a CDS encoding 2-amino-3,7-dideoxy-D-threo-hept-6-ulosonate synthase, whose protein sequence is MQIGKSVRMERMVNRNTGRTIVVPMDHGISVGPLKGLRNMRRAVNDMVKGGANAVLMHKGLVRCSHREEGGDVGLIVHLSASTCLSPLPNKKTLVGTVEDALRLGADAVSVHVNLGDESEAQMLSDLGEVASAATSWGVPVLAMVYARGPQIKDEFDPEVVAHCARAGEELGADIVKVPYTGDIESFKTVVEGCCIPVVIAGGPKLDSTRDFLQMVSDSIEAGGAGLSVGRNVFQHENRVKLMEALHMVVHEDETVDNALAHIGE, encoded by the coding sequence ATGCAGATTGGTAAAAGTGTAAGAATGGAGCGGATGGTTAACCGCAATACGGGCAGGACAATCGTTGTTCCCATGGATCACGGCATCAGTGTCGGCCCGCTCAAAGGATTGCGCAACATGCGCCGGGCAGTTAACGATATGGTCAAAGGTGGTGCCAATGCCGTGCTTATGCACAAAGGCTTAGTGCGCTGCTCCCACCGTGAAGAAGGCGGCGACGTCGGCCTTATCGTTCATCTTTCCGCATCCACCTGTCTTTCCCCTCTTCCTAATAAAAAAACTCTGGTCGGCACTGTTGAAGACGCGCTTCGTCTCGGCGCAGACGCTGTTTCCGTACACGTGAACCTCGGCGATGAGTCCGAAGCACAGATGCTTTCCGATCTCGGTGAAGTTGCTTCCGCAGCTACCAGCTGGGGCGTTCCGGTTCTGGCCATGGTTTACGCCCGCGGTCCTCAGATCAAAGACGAATTCGATCCCGAAGTTGTGGCCCACTGCGCACGTGCAGGCGAAGAGCTGGGTGCCGATATCGTAAAAGTTCCCTACACTGGGGATATCGAATCTTTCAAAACTGTGGTTGAAGGCTGCTGTATTCCGGTTGTAATCGCTGGCGGTCCCAAGCTTGATTCCACTCGTGATTTCTTACAGATGGTTTCCGATTCCATTGAAGCCGGCGGTGCAGGCCTTTCCGTAGGCCGCAATGTTTTCCAACATGAAAATCGCGTGAAGCTGATGGAAGCTTTGCACATGGTCGTTCACGAAGACGAAACTGTTGATAACGCTCTCGCCCACATCGGTGAATAG
- a CDS encoding ammonium transporter, which produces MTIKRSMVGRKIPALATLMLLAAPSAAFAAEEAMSQAHGNILWTLLAAILVFFMQAGFACVEAGFTRAKSAGNILMKNFLDFSAGSIIFFLFGFGLMFGLDAGGFTGTSAFGLSGTGLTDGDSQWTLTFWFFQSVFAATAATIVSGGIAERTKFSSYILVTAIVTGLIYPISGHWAWGSLWLGDSGAGWLEGLGFMDFAGSTVVHSVGGWIALAGAMVLGPRIGKYTADGKAKAIPGHNIPLASLGVFILWFGWFGFNPGSTTTADGSIGLIAVTTSLSACAGTLGAMFTSWFRFGKPDISMTCNGALAGLVGITAPCATVTPAAAIIIGLIAGVLVVLSIEFIDKILKIDDPVGAVSVHGVCGAWGTLACGLFTSPTLNDGAGGLFYGGGFALVTPQLIGIAACFVWAFGAGYLAFTIAKATMGIRVSAEEEMKGLDISEHGMESYNGFQIFSNE; this is translated from the coding sequence ATGACTATTAAACGTTCAATGGTAGGCCGCAAAATTCCGGCCCTCGCGACTCTCATGCTCCTAGCGGCACCTTCCGCAGCTTTCGCTGCCGAGGAAGCCATGTCTCAGGCTCACGGTAATATTCTCTGGACCCTTCTCGCTGCTATCCTCGTATTTTTCATGCAGGCAGGCTTCGCATGCGTTGAAGCAGGATTCACCCGCGCCAAAAGTGCAGGCAACATCCTGATGAAAAACTTTCTCGACTTTTCCGCCGGATCAATCATCTTTTTCCTGTTCGGATTCGGCCTCATGTTCGGCCTTGATGCAGGCGGTTTTACCGGAACCTCCGCTTTCGGACTTTCCGGCACCGGACTCACTGACGGCGACTCACAGTGGACCCTTACTTTCTGGTTTTTCCAGTCTGTATTCGCGGCCACCGCTGCCACTATCGTCTCCGGCGGTATTGCTGAGCGTACTAAATTCAGCAGCTATATCCTCGTAACCGCCATTGTGACCGGACTCATTTATCCTATCTCCGGTCACTGGGCCTGGGGCTCTCTCTGGCTCGGCGATTCCGGGGCTGGCTGGCTTGAAGGGCTCGGTTTCATGGACTTCGCAGGATCTACCGTAGTCCATTCTGTAGGCGGCTGGATAGCTCTGGCAGGAGCCATGGTTCTCGGTCCCCGTATCGGTAAATACACTGCGGACGGTAAAGCAAAAGCTATCCCCGGTCATAACATTCCGCTGGCATCCCTTGGTGTGTTCATCCTCTGGTTCGGCTGGTTCGGCTTCAACCCCGGCTCCACCACCACTGCTGACGGCTCCATCGGCCTCATCGCGGTAACCACAAGCCTTTCCGCCTGTGCGGGAACCCTCGGTGCAATGTTCACCTCATGGTTCAGATTCGGCAAACCTGACATCTCCATGACCTGTAACGGCGCGCTGGCAGGACTGGTCGGCATCACCGCTCCCTGTGCAACCGTAACCCCGGCAGCTGCTATCATCATCGGTCTTATCGCAGGGGTGCTGGTAGTATTGTCCATCGAGTTTATTGATAAAATCCTCAAAATCGACGATCCGGTCGGTGCAGTGTCCGTACATGGTGTCTGCGGTGCATGGGGAACACTGGCCTGCGGCCTGTTCACCTCCCCCACGCTTAATGACGGTGCAGGCGGACTCTTCTACGGTGGCGGATTCGCGCTGGTTACCCCGCAGCTCATCGGCATCGCAGCCTGCTTTGTCTGGGCCTTCGGCGCAGGCTACCTTGCCTTCACCATCGCCAAAGCAACCATGGGCATCAGGGTTTCAGCTGAAGAAGAAATGAAAGGCCTCGACATCAGCGAGCACGGCATGGAGTCCTACAACGGTTTCCAGATCTTCTCCAACGAATAA
- a CDS encoding P-II family nitrogen regulator, whose amino-acid sequence MKLIITYIRPECLTPVKQALYAKGIYTMSVTNILGSGRGAGFTETYRGVVMEVNLLKKVRIEIGLDEEKVEGALEAIKTGAQTGKEGDGVIFVQDLGRTIRIRTGEESL is encoded by the coding sequence ATGAAACTCATCATCACATATATCAGGCCTGAATGCCTTACCCCGGTAAAGCAGGCCCTCTACGCCAAAGGCATCTACACCATGTCGGTAACCAACATCCTCGGCTCCGGCAGAGGAGCGGGATTCACCGAAACATACCGCGGGGTAGTAATGGAAGTTAACCTGCTCAAAAAAGTCCGTATCGAAATCGGACTGGACGAAGAAAAAGTCGAAGGTGCACTTGAAGCCATCAAAACAGGTGCCCAGACAGGTAAAGAAGGTGACGGCGTCATCTTTGTACAGGACCTCGGCAGAACCATCAGGATCAGAACCGGCGAAGAATCACTTTAA
- a CDS encoding EAL domain-containing protein, whose translation MNTIPDFSINEIIENDCLTTVLQPLISMNRKGLLGFEALTRAINPRTGENIPPFTLFSLCTDIETLTELDRACRRKAFETFAPISKTDRTLLLSVNIDAAIINEETFNYGLTGKMVEECSIPAGNIILEIIESKAGCDAALTSFVDKSREHGFLIALDDVGTGHSNLDRIPALKPDIIKIDRSLITNINKKFHNMEVTRSLINLAERTGSLPLAEGIETVEEALTLMSLGIDVFQGFFFSRPIPAAMAINPDMTPLKFLASRFKTHVLEKLNRQKIMENSYKKMAGKLRETLMGTTPEVADAALSAFITENSNIECAYILDTNGIQVSETICNPYKLKENRRLIYQPAPAGADHSLKEYYLTIKTGNLWHTTEPYISLASGNNCVTVSTKMHNTPKSPILCIDIST comes from the coding sequence ATGAACACAATTCCAGACTTCTCCATTAACGAAATCATTGAAAACGATTGCCTGACCACAGTTTTGCAGCCGCTGATTTCCATGAATCGCAAGGGACTGCTGGGTTTTGAAGCCCTAACCCGCGCAATCAATCCCCGCACCGGGGAGAATATTCCCCCGTTCACCCTGTTCAGCCTGTGTACGGACATTGAAACCCTGACCGAACTGGACCGGGCCTGCCGCAGAAAAGCCTTTGAAACTTTCGCTCCTATTTCAAAAACCGACCGGACCCTGCTCCTGTCTGTAAACATCGATGCAGCCATAATCAATGAAGAAACTTTCAATTACGGCCTGACCGGAAAGATGGTTGAAGAATGCTCCATCCCGGCCGGAAATATCATCTTAGAAATCATTGAATCCAAGGCAGGATGCGATGCCGCCCTGACTTCATTTGTAGATAAATCCCGCGAACACGGCTTTCTCATCGCCCTTGATGATGTGGGGACAGGCCACTCCAACCTTGACCGTATCCCGGCCCTTAAGCCGGACATAATAAAAATAGACCGCTCCCTCATCACAAATATCAATAAAAAATTTCATAATATGGAAGTGACCCGCTCCCTGATCAACCTTGCCGAAAGGACCGGAAGCCTTCCGCTGGCTGAAGGAATTGAAACAGTGGAGGAAGCCCTGACCTTGATGAGTCTCGGTATTGATGTTTTTCAGGGGTTCTTCTTCAGCAGGCCCATACCCGCAGCCATGGCCATCAACCCGGACATGACTCCACTAAAATTTCTGGCCTCACGTTTCAAAACCCATGTTCTGGAAAAATTAAACCGCCAGAAAATAATGGAAAACAGCTACAAAAAAATGGCCGGAAAATTACGTGAAACCCTAATGGGCACCACCCCCGAAGTTGCAGACGCCGCTCTTTCGGCCTTCATCACTGAAAACTCCAATATCGAATGCGCCTATATTTTGGATACCAACGGCATACAGGTTTCGGAAACAATCTGTAATCCTTATAAATTAAAAGAAAACAGGCGACTTATTTATCAGCCGGCCCCCGCAGGAGCGGACCATTCCCTTAAAGAATATTATCTGACCATAAAGACAGGCAACCTATGGCACACTACTGAGCCGTACATCTCTCTTGCTTCAGGTAATAATTGCGTCACTGTTTCCACAAAAATGCATAACACTCCCAAATCCCCCATTCTCTGCATCGACATCAGCACCTGA
- the rarD gene encoding EamA family transporter RarD, translating into MNKDTHDGLFYAAAAFIMWGLLPVYWKTLEEVPALELLCNRIVWSLFFVGILLSCKKRWAEVKKALADKKGKILLSISSCLIGTNWFIYIWAVNHGHVIDTSMGYYMTPLMNGLLGFIVMKEKLNRLQVIAILLAACGVIYSIIDYGHIPYIALTLAVSFAFYGLVRKVMKVESLPGLFVETAVLAPVSAAYLVWLAFSGEISIYKISLMDNILLVGAGAATSLPLIFFAHGARRLRLVTLGMMQYIAPTLALMLGVFVYNEPFNSARMVTFVFIWSGIAVYVADGINKNLKARSQLNN; encoded by the coding sequence ATGAACAAAGACACTCACGACGGACTCTTTTACGCCGCCGCAGCATTCATTATGTGGGGCTTGCTTCCTGTTTACTGGAAAACGCTTGAAGAAGTCCCGGCCCTTGAACTGCTCTGCAATAGAATTGTCTGGTCACTTTTTTTTGTAGGAATTCTCCTGTCTTGCAAGAAACGCTGGGCAGAAGTAAAAAAAGCCCTTGCAGACAAAAAAGGTAAAATCCTGCTGAGCATAAGCAGCTGCCTTATCGGGACCAACTGGTTCATATACATCTGGGCTGTCAACCACGGACACGTGATAGATACCAGCATGGGCTACTACATGACTCCGCTGATGAACGGCCTGCTCGGCTTTATTGTCATGAAGGAAAAGCTGAACAGGCTTCAGGTTATCGCCATTCTGCTCGCTGCCTGCGGTGTCATCTATTCTATAATTGATTACGGGCACATTCCTTATATAGCATTAACCCTTGCTGTATCATTCGCCTTTTACGGGCTGGTGCGCAAAGTGATGAAAGTCGAATCCCTGCCGGGTCTTTTTGTGGAAACAGCAGTGCTTGCTCCTGTATCTGCGGCTTATCTGGTGTGGCTGGCTTTTTCAGGGGAAATAAGTATATATAAGATAAGCTTAATGGATAATATTCTGCTGGTAGGAGCAGGTGCAGCCACATCCCTGCCGCTCATCTTTTTTGCCCATGGGGCACGCAGGTTGCGGCTGGTTACACTGGGAATGATGCAGTACATTGCCCCTACACTGGCCCTTATGCTTGGCGTATTTGTATACAATGAGCCTTTCAACTCCGCAAGAATGGTCACTTTTGTCTTTATCTGGAGCGGTATCGCAGTATATGTTGCAGACGGTATAAATAAAAATTTAAAAGCAAGATCCCAGCTAAATAACTGA